Proteins encoded together in one Rhizobacter sp. J219 window:
- the otsB gene encoding trehalose-phosphatase yields the protein MMQPLLTPEGMQALRGAMDQAVLLAFDFDGTLAPIVDDPTAARPSAEVVEVMKDLVRRHPVAIVSGRARHDVATRLGFEPRFIVGNHGADGADGGMQQWSPEVLSAVVTWQDRLTSNRSMLAHAGVAIEDKGESWTLHYRTAPDPASARHEIARFLSDLHPLLRAFDGKFCVNVVVAASPTKGDAVERIAKEAKAESVIYFGDDVTDESVYWRNDEWVTVHVGYDITFDEARFVLEQQDDVLAALRLLRTLSRVSG from the coding sequence ATGATGCAGCCGCTTCTGACACCCGAGGGCATGCAAGCCTTGAGGGGCGCCATGGACCAGGCCGTGCTGCTCGCATTCGATTTCGATGGCACGCTTGCCCCGATCGTGGATGACCCGACCGCCGCCCGTCCCAGTGCCGAGGTGGTGGAGGTGATGAAGGATCTGGTTCGGCGCCATCCGGTGGCCATCGTCAGCGGCCGCGCCAGGCACGACGTCGCGACGCGCCTGGGTTTCGAGCCTCGCTTCATCGTCGGGAACCATGGCGCTGATGGCGCAGATGGCGGCATGCAGCAATGGTCGCCGGAGGTGCTGTCCGCTGTTGTGACTTGGCAGGATCGGCTGACTTCAAACCGTTCAATGCTTGCCCATGCTGGGGTCGCCATCGAAGACAAGGGCGAGTCGTGGACCCTTCATTACCGCACCGCACCTGATCCTGCATCCGCGCGGCATGAAATTGCGCGTTTCTTAAGCGATCTGCACCCTTTGCTGCGCGCCTTTGACGGGAAGTTCTGCGTGAATGTTGTCGTGGCGGCATCGCCCACCAAAGGCGATGCAGTCGAACGCATTGCCAAGGAAGCCAAGGCGGAAAGCGTCATCTACTTCGGAGACGACGTGACCGATGAGTCTGTCTATTGGCGCAACGACGAGTGGGTCACGGTTCACGTAGGCTACGACATAACATTTGATGAGGCTCGCTTCGTCTTGGAGCAGCAAGACGATGTGCTTGCCGCACTGCGACTTCTGCGGACCTTGTCGCGCGTCTCTGGCTGA
- a CDS encoding MarR family winged helix-turn-helix transcriptional regulator, with protein sequence MATPKRKTKEAPPAVEADLAQTLAAARVLRQFRQVFNAVKTHFQQVEKKTGVGGAQLWALSIIHSNPGIGVNALAQAMDVHQSTASNLIKTLVEREFIVTSKSEFDRRSVELTVLPAGTRLLRKAPGPFTGVLPEALAQLDAETLARLEEDLVRLLTLLNADERAANIPLGQVL encoded by the coding sequence ATGGCCACCCCAAAACGAAAGACCAAGGAAGCGCCGCCTGCTGTGGAGGCAGATTTGGCGCAAACCCTCGCGGCAGCAAGAGTGCTCAGGCAGTTTCGCCAGGTGTTCAATGCGGTCAAGACTCATTTCCAGCAAGTCGAGAAGAAGACGGGAGTGGGCGGTGCCCAGCTCTGGGCATTGAGCATCATTCATTCCAACCCCGGCATCGGCGTCAATGCGTTGGCGCAGGCCATGGACGTTCACCAGTCCACCGCCAGCAACCTCATCAAGACGCTGGTCGAGCGCGAGTTCATCGTGACGTCGAAATCGGAGTTCGACCGCAGAAGCGTCGAGCTGACCGTCCTGCCGGCTGGCACCCGACTGCTGCGTAAGGCGCCCGGCCCGTTCACCGGCGTGCTGCCCGAGGCGCTGGCCCAGCTCGATGCCGAGACGCTCGCCCGGCTCGAGGAAGACCTGGTGCGCCTCCTCACGCTGCTGAACGCCGACGAGCGCGCGGCGAACATCCCGCTCGGGCAAGTGCTGTAG
- the pal gene encoding peptidoglycan-associated lipoprotein Pal, translating into MKGFTTVAAVTLAGFLGACSTTTTTPTAPMTGASTSAATSPKASGSSTAAGSAQSSLRASTMTPPSVLPVERSVYFAFDDATIAQDYVSIIEKHGKYLSASPSAKVKIEGNADERGSAEYNLALGQKRAEATMKALRLWGVRPSQMEATSWGEEHPRAKGDDEKAYSQNRRADIVYSTP; encoded by the coding sequence ATGAAAGGCTTCACCACTGTTGCTGCCGTGACGCTGGCCGGTTTTCTGGGCGCCTGCTCTACCACCACGACCACACCGACGGCACCCATGACTGGCGCTTCAACATCAGCGGCCACTTCACCGAAGGCCAGCGGCAGCAGCACGGCGGCTGGCAGCGCTCAGTCGAGTCTGCGTGCATCGACCATGACGCCGCCAAGCGTGCTCCCGGTGGAGCGCAGCGTCTACTTCGCTTTTGACGATGCAACGATCGCCCAGGATTACGTGTCCATCATCGAGAAGCATGGCAAATACCTATCGGCCTCGCCCTCGGCGAAGGTCAAGATCGAAGGCAATGCCGATGAGCGCGGCAGCGCTGAATACAACCTCGCGTTAGGCCAGAAGCGTGCCGAGGCCACCATGAAGGCCCTGCGCCTGTGGGGCGTGCGTCCGTCGCAGATGGAGGCGACGAGCTGGGGCGAAGAGCACCCGCGCGCCAAGGGGGATGACGAGAAGGCCTACTCGCAGAACCGTCGCGCCGACATCGTCTACTCGACGCCCTGA
- a CDS encoding DUF5985 family protein: protein MSEIVYTLCAVTSALCAGLLLKAYSQSRFRLLLWGGLCFAGLTLTNVLLVVDKLVVPETDLSVLRLLLGLISLMVFLAGLILEGER, encoded by the coding sequence ATGTCTGAGATCGTCTACACGCTGTGTGCGGTGACGTCGGCGCTGTGTGCCGGCCTGCTCCTCAAAGCCTATTCGCAAAGCCGTTTCCGCCTGCTCCTGTGGGGCGGTTTGTGCTTTGCCGGGCTCACGCTCACCAACGTGCTGCTGGTGGTGGACAAGCTGGTGGTGCCGGAAACCGACCTTTCCGTCTTGCGCTTGCTGCTCGGGCTGATTTCCTTGATGGTCTTCCTCGCGGGTCTGATTCTGGAGGGCGAGCGATGA
- a CDS encoding chloride channel protein, producing MGVDRPFVQAIRRELADWRLWAARAVVIAVAALAGLTIVGFTWLTERALSAFFSLRAGAWWLPLLLTPACAAVVVWLVRRFAPGAAGSGIPQVIAALDSSVDGRSRGLFVSMRLAVAKVMMTSLGLFGGLSLGREGPSVQIAAGVMLWAKRWLPRRSAVTEHGLLVAGGAAGVAAAFNTPLAGVMFAIEGLSRAPEHRNSGLIIAGIVLAGLVAVSVYGPGNYFGSIQVLQIGWSAVLPGFAIAISAGVLGGLFAKLLVQSLSGQTATAVQRFRAARPVWFAAGCGFAVALIGVATNGSTFGSGYAYTRGLLAGEEVSPGSFVFFKMLTTWLSSWSGVSGGIFAPALAIGASLGNDIGWLLNYPHAPTMIALGMVGFLAGSTQTPLTSFIIVMEMVDGHAMVLSLMACSLVASGISRTFTRPLYVALAEVQLTRLPTEPKKKEPPQGLQT from the coding sequence ATGGGCGTCGACCGCCCCTTTGTCCAGGCCATCCGCCGGGAACTGGCAGATTGGCGCCTCTGGGCCGCACGTGCCGTCGTGATTGCCGTGGCCGCCTTGGCCGGGTTGACCATCGTCGGATTCACCTGGCTCACCGAGCGTGCGCTCAGCGCTTTCTTCTCCCTGAGAGCCGGCGCGTGGTGGCTGCCACTTCTTCTGACGCCCGCCTGTGCGGCCGTGGTGGTGTGGCTGGTGCGCCGTTTTGCACCCGGCGCGGCCGGCTCGGGCATCCCGCAAGTCATTGCCGCGCTCGACTCGTCGGTGGACGGGCGGTCGAGGGGGCTCTTCGTGTCCATGCGACTGGCCGTCGCCAAGGTGATGATGACCTCGCTGGGATTGTTCGGAGGCCTGTCGCTTGGCCGGGAGGGACCTTCCGTTCAGATTGCCGCCGGCGTGATGCTGTGGGCGAAGCGCTGGTTGCCGCGGCGATCGGCGGTGACGGAGCATGGCCTGCTTGTGGCAGGTGGCGCAGCAGGCGTCGCCGCCGCATTCAACACTCCCCTCGCCGGCGTGATGTTCGCCATCGAAGGCCTTTCGCGCGCCCCCGAGCATCGCAACAGTGGTCTCATCATCGCCGGCATCGTGTTGGCGGGGCTTGTGGCTGTGTCGGTGTATGGGCCCGGCAACTATTTCGGCTCCATTCAGGTGCTTCAGATCGGATGGAGTGCCGTCCTGCCAGGCTTCGCGATTGCGATCTCAGCTGGCGTGTTGGGCGGGCTGTTTGCGAAGTTGCTGGTGCAGTCGCTCTCAGGACAAACGGCCACGGCCGTCCAGCGCTTCCGTGCCGCGCGTCCTGTCTGGTTTGCAGCAGGCTGCGGATTCGCGGTGGCCCTCATCGGGGTGGCGACAAATGGGTCGACGTTTGGCAGCGGGTACGCCTATACCCGAGGGCTCCTGGCGGGCGAGGAAGTTTCGCCGGGCAGCTTCGTGTTCTTCAAAATGCTCACGACCTGGCTCTCGTCGTGGTCGGGTGTTTCGGGTGGCATCTTCGCGCCGGCGCTGGCAATTGGCGCATCGCTGGGAAACGACATCGGGTGGTTGCTCAACTACCCGCACGCGCCCACGATGATTGCGCTTGGCATGGTGGGGTTCCTGGCGGGCAGCACTCAGACGCCACTCACCTCGTTCATCATCGTGATGGAAATGGTCGATGGGCACGCGATGGTGCTAAGCCTCATGGCGTGCTCGCTGGTGGCCAGCGGCATCTCGCGTACCTTCACACGGCCGCTCTACGTCGCACTGGCGGAAGTTCAGCTCACGCGGCTGCCCACTGAGCCGAAGAAAAAGGAGCCCCCGCAGGGGCTCCAAACCTAA
- a CDS encoding DUF5985 family protein, with translation MNTPLVESVLLGAISAVSLAIGVFFIRYWRSSRDRFYLFFAASFILESINRALIGVIGRSEFEPWHYGVRFLAYVLIVVAILDKNRSR, from the coding sequence ATGAACACGCCCCTTGTCGAATCGGTGCTGCTCGGGGCCATCTCTGCGGTGTCGCTTGCGATCGGCGTTTTCTTCATCAGGTACTGGCGCAGCAGCCGCGACCGGTTCTATCTGTTCTTTGCAGCCTCCTTCATTCTGGAGAGCATCAACCGCGCGCTGATCGGCGTCATCGGCCGCAGCGAATTCGAGCCCTGGCACTACGGTGTGCGATTCCTGGCCTATGTGCTCATCGTGGTCGCGATCTTGGACAAGAACCGCAGCCGCTGA